In Pseudomonas sp. p1(2021b), the genomic window CGCCTGGCCTGGTTGCTCAAGGCACGGATACTGCCGCCGTTGTACTGGAAGGGAATGCTCAAGGGCCGCGAGTTGTTGGCGCGGCCACAACCCTTGGTAGTCGAGGCCGAGCAGTGATCGAACAGCAACTTGTTGGTGCTGTGTTGGGGGCTGCTATTGGCGCTGTGCTGGCCTTGACGGGGGCCGGTGGCGGCATCCTCGCCGTGCCCTTGCTGGTGTTCGGCCTGGGGCTGTCGATGGTCGAAGCGGCGCCCATCGGCTTGCTCGCCGTGGGTTTGGCGGCGGCGGTCGGGGCGGTGCTGGGGTTGCGCCAGGGCCTGGTGCGCTACCGCGCAGCAATGTTCATCGCGGCTATTGGCGTAGTCGCAGCGCCATTCGGCTTGATGTTGGCCCATCGCTTGCCGAACACCCCGCTCGCGCTCGTGTTCGCCGGGGTGCTGCTCTATGCCTGCCTGCGTATCTGGCGAAAGGCGAACCGTGAGCTGCGCGGCGAACCAGCCTGCGGTGAGCGGCAGATCATGCCCTGCGTGCTCAACCCTCTGCAGGGGCGGTTGCGCTGGACCCTCCCCTGCGCCCGCGCGCTGGCGTTCACTGGCGTGCTGGCGGGGCTGCTGTCCGGCTTGCTGGGTGTTGGCGGTGGCTTTGTCATCATCCCGGCCTTGAACCGCTACACCAACTTGGACATGAAGAGCATCGTCGCCACGTCGCTGGCCGTGATCGCCCTGGTGTCCGTGGGCAGCGTAGCCAGCGCCAGCCTGGCTGGTGTCATGCATTGGGCAGTAGGCGCGCCGTTCGCCGTGGGTGCCGTGCTCGGTCTGCTGTTGGCGCGCCCCTTGGCGAGCAGGCTGGCCGGGCCGCGCCTGCAGCAATTGTTCGCCGTGACCGGCATCGGCGCGGCGCTGTTGCTGGCGGGCAAGGCGCTAGTCGGCTAGCAGCTCGGCCTGCTGCGCGTTGCACAGCGCCAGCAGGTAGTCCCAGACCACCCGCAGGCGTACCGATTTGTGCAGTTCCCGGCGCGTACAGATCCAGTAGCTGCGCTGGATGGTCTCGCTGGGCAATACGCGAACCAGCGCAGGATCATGCCGCGCCATGTAGTTGGGCAGCACGGCAATGCCCAGCCCGGCACGGGCGGCTTGTTGCTGGGCGATCACGCTGGTGCTGCGGAACACCACGTTGGGCGCACGGCAGAAGCTGTTGAGAAACAGCAGTTCCTGGCTGAACAGCAGATCATCGACGTAACCGATCCAGCTGTGCCGGGCCAAGTCTTCACGGTTACGCAGGGGCGGTGCCCTGTCCAGGTACGCTTGGCTGGCATATAGGGCCAGGCGGTAATCGGTGAGCTTGCGCGTGATCAACAAGTCGGCGCTGGGCCGTTCCAGGTGGATGCTGATTTCCGCCTCCCGGTTGAGAATGCTGACGAAGCGCGGCACCGCCACCAACTCAACCTCGAGCCCCGGGTAGCGTTCGAACAGCGCATTCATGCGCGGGGTGAAGAACATGATGCCGATGCCTTCGGTGACGCCGAGGCGGATCTTGCCCAGCGGCGTGATGGCCTGGGTGATTTCCTCCTGAGCGAGCAAGGCCACGTTTTCCATGGCTTCGGCATGCTTGAGCAGGGCCTGGCCGGAGGGTGTGAGTTCGTAGCCCTGAGCGTGCTGGACGAACAGCGCGGTGCCCAGGCTCTGCTCGATGTTCTCGATATGCCGGGCGACGGTGCTGTGGGTGGTGTTGAGGCGCTTGGCGGCGGTCAGCAGCCGGCCGCTGCGCTGCAACTCGAGGAAAAACCGCAGATCATTCCAGTCGAACATGCCATTCCCTATGACGGCGCCCTTCCTGCAGGAGCGGCTTTGTGCCGCGATGGGGCACGAAGCGGCCCTGTTTCCGGATGACACGTTTTTCCTGATACACCGTGTGCACTGGTTTCAGGGCCGCTTCGCGCCCCATCGCGGCACAAGGCCGCTCCTACAACAGGAGCGTGTGACGGTGGGCGCTGTGTTAAAACGCACAGCGGCTGCGCGAAATCTCGTGTTTCGTCAGCGAAATTAATCAATAAGATGGTCCTCGACAAGAATAAAAATCAGGCGCGAGGTTTCACATGCCATCAGCCGATTCTGTCTTCGACTATGTGGTCGTCGGTGCCGGCCCCGCCGGTTGCCTGCTGGCCAATCGTTTGTCCGCCGACCCTTCCTGCCGCGTCCTGCTGCTCGAAGCGGGGGGCCGTGACAACTATCCCTGGATTCACATTCCTGTCGGTTACCTGCGCTGCATCGGCAACCCACGCACCGACTGGTGCTTCAACACCGAGGCGCAGCCAGGCCTGGGCGGGCGCAGCCTGGGTTATCCGCGGGGCAAGGTGCTGGGCGGCTGCTCGTCGATCAACGGCATGATCTATATGCGCGGCCAGGCCGCCGACTACGACCGTTGGGCCGAGCAAGGCAACGATGGCTGGGCGTGGAAGGACGTGCTGCCATTGTTCAAGGCCAGCGAGCGCCATTTTGCCGGCGCCAGCGACAGCCATGGTGGCGAGGGGGAATGGCGGGTCGAGCAGCAACGCTACAGCTGGCCGATCCTGGATGCCTTCCGCGACGCCGCCGAGCAGAGCGGCATTGCCAAGGTGGCGGACTTCAACACCGGCGACAATGCCGGCTGTGGATATTTCCAGGTCAACCAGCGCAGCGGCGTGCGTTGGAATGCTTCCAAGGCCTTCCTGCGGCCAGTGCAGGCGCGCTCCAACCTGACCGTGCTCACCGGCGTGCAGGTCGACCAGGTGATCCTGGACAACACCCGCGCCAAGGCCGTGAAGGCACACTGGCAAGGTGCCTGGCATGCGTTCAAGGCGCAGCGGGAGATCATTCTCTGCGCAGGCTCCGTGGGTTCGCCTGGCATCCTCCAGCGGTCCGGCATCGGCCCGCGCAAACTGCTCGAAGGCCTCGGAATCGGTGTGCGTCATGAGCTGCCCGGCGTGGGTGGCAACCTGCAGGACCACCTGCAACTGCGGCTGATCTACCAGGTGCGCAACACCCGTACGCTTAACCAGATGGCCAATAGCCTGTGGGGCAAGATGGAAATGGGCCTGCGCTATCTCTATGACCGCAGTGGGCCACTGGCCATGGCACCGAGCCAGCTGGGCGCGTTCGTTCGCTCCGGCCCCGAACAGGCCACCGCCAACTTGCAGTACCACGTCCAGCCGTTGTCGCTGGAGCGTTTCGGTGAGCCGCTGCATCGCTTCCCTGCGTTCACTGCGTCGGTGTGCAACCTGCGCCCTGCCAGCCGTGGGCGTATCGATATCCGCTCGGCCGACATGCGCGCCGCGCCCCTGATCGACCCCAACTACCTGAGCGACCCCGAGGACCTGCGTGTGGCCGCCGATGCCATCCGTCTCACGCGGCGCATCGTACAGGCCCCTGCCCTGGCGGCGTTCGACCCTCGTGAATACCTGCCAGGCCCTGCCCTGCAGACCGAGGCGCAATTGCACGAGGCCGCCGGCAGGATCGGCACCACCATCTTCCACCCGGTCGGCACCTGCCGCATGGGCTCAGGCCCGCTGGACGTTGTGGATAACCAGCTGCGTGTCCATGGAATACCGGGCTTGCGCATAGCCGACGCCTCGATCATGCCGCAGATCGTCTCGGGCAATACCTGTTCACCCACACTGATGATCGCCGAGAAGGCGGCTCAACTGATCCGAAACGGGAGCCCCACACAGACCAACCTCAACGACCTGAACGCGATACCGACGCCCTGACCCGGGTGCGTGCAACACCGGCGGCTCGCGGTCAGAAGCCGCCGACAGTGGAAAACAACAATAATCACTGTGGCCTGCGGGCCGAGGACAGCAACGATGTCGGATTACATCCAAGAGCAAGGCACGGCAGCCAGCACGGTCAGCCGACGTGAGGAACGCAAGATCATTTTC contains:
- a CDS encoding GMC family oxidoreductase yields the protein MPSADSVFDYVVVGAGPAGCLLANRLSADPSCRVLLLEAGGRDNYPWIHIPVGYLRCIGNPRTDWCFNTEAQPGLGGRSLGYPRGKVLGGCSSINGMIYMRGQAADYDRWAEQGNDGWAWKDVLPLFKASERHFAGASDSHGGEGEWRVEQQRYSWPILDAFRDAAEQSGIAKVADFNTGDNAGCGYFQVNQRSGVRWNASKAFLRPVQARSNLTVLTGVQVDQVILDNTRAKAVKAHWQGAWHAFKAQREIILCAGSVGSPGILQRSGIGPRKLLEGLGIGVRHELPGVGGNLQDHLQLRLIYQVRNTRTLNQMANSLWGKMEMGLRYLYDRSGPLAMAPSQLGAFVRSGPEQATANLQYHVQPLSLERFGEPLHRFPAFTASVCNLRPASRGRIDIRSADMRAAPLIDPNYLSDPEDLRVAADAIRLTRRIVQAPALAAFDPREYLPGPALQTEAQLHEAAGRIGTTIFHPVGTCRMGSGPLDVVDNQLRVHGIPGLRIADASIMPQIVSGNTCSPTLMIAEKAAQLIRNGSPTQTNLNDLNAIPTP
- a CDS encoding LysR family transcriptional regulator, with the protein product MFDWNDLRFFLELQRSGRLLTAAKRLNTTHSTVARHIENIEQSLGTALFVQHAQGYELTPSGQALLKHAEAMENVALLAQEEITQAITPLGKIRLGVTEGIGIMFFTPRMNALFERYPGLEVELVAVPRFVSILNREAEISIHLERPSADLLITRKLTDYRLALYASQAYLDRAPPLRNREDLARHSWIGYVDDLLFSQELLFLNSFCRAPNVVFRSTSVIAQQQAARAGLGIAVLPNYMARHDPALVRVLPSETIQRSYWICTRRELHKSVRLRVVWDYLLALCNAQQAELLAD
- a CDS encoding sulfite exporter TauE/SafE family protein, whose translation is MIEQQLVGAVLGAAIGAVLALTGAGGGILAVPLLVFGLGLSMVEAAPIGLLAVGLAAAVGAVLGLRQGLVRYRAAMFIAAIGVVAAPFGLMLAHRLPNTPLALVFAGVLLYACLRIWRKANRELRGEPACGERQIMPCVLNPLQGRLRWTLPCARALAFTGVLAGLLSGLLGVGGGFVIIPALNRYTNLDMKSIVATSLAVIALVSVGSVASASLAGVMHWAVGAPFAVGAVLGLLLARPLASRLAGPRLQQLFAVTGIGAALLLAGKALVG